A genomic stretch from Candidatus Krumholzibacteriota bacterium includes:
- a CDS encoding flavin reductase family protein, which produces MKEKKREIKTPLILAPVPVVLVGCAHEELGHNLLTVAWCGVNCSDPEMMHVSIRPGRHSYRMIKESGCFTVNLPTAGIVRQVDLCGVVSGRNGDKFERAGLTPLPASRIDAPLVAECPVNIECELREVLELGVHHLFIGEVVAKHADAALMAEGRLDISEVPLITYVNGEYRALGEFLGTSGFSLK; this is translated from the coding sequence ATGAAAGAAAAAAAGAGAGAGATCAAAACCCCTTTGATCCTTGCCCCCGTCCCCGTGGTCCTCGTCGGCTGCGCCCATGAGGAACTCGGGCATAATCTTCTCACCGTAGCCTGGTGCGGAGTAAATTGCTCCGATCCGGAGATGATGCATGTATCGATAAGACCTGGACGTCATTCGTACAGGATGATAAAGGAAAGCGGCTGTTTCACAGTCAATCTGCCGACAGCGGGTATTGTCCGCCAGGTCGATCTTTGCGGAGTCGTCTCTGGAAGAAATGGTGACAAATTCGAACGCGCCGGGCTTACGCCGTTGCCTGCAAGCAGGATCGATGCTCCACTTGTTGCCGAATGCCCCGTGAATATCGAATGCGAATTACGTGAAGTCCTCGAACTCGGCGTCCATCATCTCTTTATCGGAGAAGTCGTCGCCAAGCACGCCGATGCGGCGCTGATGGCCGAGGGCAGGCTCGATATCTCTGAAGTGCCGCTGATCACCTATGTCAACGGCGAATACCGAGCTCTAGGGGAATTCCTCGGTACATCGGGATTTTCGCTTAAATAG
- a CDS encoding Rrf2 family transcriptional regulator: MNGFIKISNAASLAFHATAYLASHEGERISNREISERFLVSDAHLAKIMQRLQKAGIVKSVRGPNGGYLLTRSPDDFTLTEIYEAIESKIETEGCLLDENVCEGGCLLGALITRLNKEVCEKLENTRLSDVRI; the protein is encoded by the coding sequence TTGAACGGATTTATAAAGATATCAAACGCTGCCTCCCTCGCGTTTCACGCGACGGCATATCTGGCCAGCCATGAAGGCGAACGTATCTCAAACAGGGAAATATCGGAAAGGTTCCTTGTCTCGGACGCGCATCTCGCCAAGATCATGCAGAGGTTGCAGAAAGCGGGGATCGTAAAATCGGTCAGAGGCCCCAACGGCGGATATCTGCTCACCCGTTCGCCGGACGATTTTACCCTTACAGAGATATACGAGGCTATCGAATCGAAAATCGAGACTGAAGGTTGCCTGCTTGATGAAAATGTTTGCGAGGGGGGATGCCTCCTCGGAGCACTTATAACCAGACTGAACAAGGAGGTATGCGAAAAACTGGAGAATACAAGACTGTCAGATGTCAGGATTTAA
- a CDS encoding TolC family protein has protein sequence MRVFPAGYRAVLLIAFLIPASSGAFERDEARDMMKAVEAGFASASPAGPGNTLEDYLAYAALNNPGLRAAFYRWKSRLEGIDAESSLADPVFSYSYFIENIETRVGPQNQRFGIRQKFPWFGTLGAKRDMAAESAAGLYQAYLSEKLSLFLRVKEAYYDCYLLRREREIIEAGAGLLAQIDAVSRTRYETSSRRYSDLVRLEIESSLLEERLISLGDREKAASAKLRASLDLPGTAEIEVSDSIARFTPSLDFETVKNDILANNPDLKALGHMIGREKAALSLARRERWPDLTIGFDYIETGDAIDPTMPGSGKDPWSVNFAVELPIWHGKNSSRGKEALAGIEMTRYLLRDRKNSLVALAEEVFSEYIEAGRDIDLYGNDLIAKAEHLLIVTFEEYKTGTADFSELVDAQRQLLDLRLEREKAMVVEAKKLALIEMLTGKELMQGSD, from the coding sequence ATGCGTGTTTTTCCGGCAGGCTACCGCGCGGTCCTGTTGATCGCGTTTCTCATACCTGCCTCTTCCGGAGCTTTCGAAAGAGACGAGGCCCGGGATATGATGAAAGCCGTCGAAGCGGGGTTCGCTTCGGCCAGCCCGGCCGGTCCCGGAAACACCCTCGAAGACTACCTCGCTTACGCGGCCCTCAACAATCCCGGTTTGAGGGCCGCCTTTTACAGATGGAAATCCCGTCTTGAAGGTATTGACGCGGAATCTTCCCTTGCCGATCCGGTTTTTTCCTATAGCTATTTCATTGAGAATATCGAAACGAGGGTGGGCCCGCAGAACCAGAGATTCGGTATCAGGCAGAAGTTTCCCTGGTTCGGCACCCTCGGGGCAAAAAGAGATATGGCCGCTGAATCGGCTGCTGGCCTGTATCAGGCTTACCTGTCGGAAAAACTCTCCCTCTTTCTGCGGGTCAAGGAAGCGTACTACGACTGTTACCTTCTCCGGCGCGAAAGGGAGATCATCGAAGCGGGCGCCGGTCTGCTCGCTCAGATCGATGCTGTCTCCAGGACACGATATGAAACATCGAGCAGGCGCTACAGCGATCTGGTCAGGCTGGAGATCGAATCGAGCCTTCTCGAGGAGCGGCTTATATCTCTGGGCGACAGGGAAAAAGCCGCCTCGGCAAAATTAAGAGCTTCTCTTGATCTTCCCGGAACGGCAGAGATAGAAGTATCTGACAGTATTGCCAGGTTCACCCCATCTCTCGATTTTGAGACTGTAAAGAATGATATTCTCGCGAACAACCCCGATCTGAAAGCGCTCGGCCATATGATCGGAAGGGAAAAGGCCGCTCTGTCCCTTGCCCGCAGGGAAAGATGGCCGGATCTTACGATAGGGTTCGACTATATCGAGACCGGCGATGCTATCGATCCGACAATGCCCGGCAGCGGCAAAGACCCCTGGTCGGTCAACTTCGCCGTAGAACTGCCGATCTGGCATGGGAAGAACAGCTCCCGCGGGAAAGAAGCGCTAGCCGGCATCGAGATGACCAGATATCTCCTCAGGGACCGGAAGAACAGTCTTGTAGCTCTCGCCGAAGAGGTTTTTTCCGAATATATCGAAGCGGGGCGCGATATTGATCTCTACGGCAACGATCTGATCGCAAAAGCAGAGCACCTTCTAATCGTCACATTTGAAGAATATAAAACAGGAACGGCGGATTTTTCGGAACTTGTCGACGCGCAGCGCCAGCTTCTCGATCTGAGGCTTGAGCGTGAAAAAGCGATGGTCGTTGAAGCGAAAAAATTGGCGCTGATTGAGATGCTGACAGGGAAAGAACTCATGCAGGGTTCTGATTGA
- a CDS encoding efflux RND transporter periplasmic adaptor subunit encodes MNSKTALNSRNGLILLAAIVLIAFMAGYFSRGNRDSGEIPGEHEHSGSVTAEVSQTALWTCSMHPQIKLPSPGKCPICFMDLIPVETGSGDDRLEERQLRMTPAAIKLAGIVTAPVTRGFVEAEIRVTGDITNDETRVTYISSRMPGRLDRLFADYTGIEVKKGDPLVSIYSPDLVGAQEELLQAAVMNNKEKGSNRFLEKGAEPTLAAAREKLRLLGFDKSQIEQIESSGKTTDHMTIFSPAEGTVIEKSAFEGMYVETGTKIYTISKMSSLWVNFDVFQSDLPWLREGQPVEFATPSHPGEKFTGIISFIDPVFDDETRTVSIRAEFDNSGGRLKPGMFVSGNIKARLDRLGRAVDDRAADLSEAPLVIPATSALLTGTRAVVYVRLPGGSEPLFEGREIALGPRAGEYYIVRSGLEEGDLVVVNGAFKIDSELQIRARPGMMSSIGSGTPRSSKENEEKAGHQVRRQGFQSLGPVYESYFAVQMALAGDDLVSASKGNAALVNALRQVDRSLFEGKLAGSWKKLSADLVREAEAGESARTISESREAFYNLSKSMISLHDNFGHPGKNDFFLTYCPMADGNRGAFWLQAVDTVYNSFYGASMLRCGSIEKTLPPAR; translated from the coding sequence ATGAACAGTAAAACAGCTTTAAATAGCAGGAACGGGCTGATACTCCTCGCGGCCATTGTTCTCATTGCTTTTATGGCCGGGTACTTTTCCCGCGGAAATCGCGATTCCGGGGAAATCCCGGGCGAGCATGAGCATTCGGGCAGCGTTACAGCCGAAGTATCGCAAACGGCCTTGTGGACATGTTCGATGCATCCTCAGATCAAACTTCCCTCTCCGGGAAAATGCCCGATCTGTTTCATGGACCTGATCCCGGTTGAAACCGGCTCCGGCGATGACCGCCTTGAAGAACGGCAACTGAGAATGACACCGGCCGCAATCAAGCTCGCCGGGATCGTGACAGCTCCAGTCACGCGTGGGTTCGTCGAAGCTGAGATACGGGTGACTGGCGACATCACCAATGACGAGACCCGTGTCACCTATATATCATCCCGGATGCCCGGGCGGCTCGATCGTCTTTTTGCCGATTATACGGGGATCGAGGTGAAAAAAGGTGATCCTTTAGTCAGTATCTACTCCCCCGATCTTGTAGGCGCGCAGGAGGAACTTCTCCAGGCAGCCGTGATGAATAACAAGGAGAAAGGATCGAACAGGTTCCTGGAAAAGGGTGCAGAGCCGACCCTGGCGGCAGCGAGGGAAAAACTGAGATTGCTCGGCTTCGATAAAAGCCAGATAGAACAGATCGAATCTTCAGGAAAAACGACCGATCACATGACGATATTTTCACCGGCCGAGGGAACGGTAATTGAAAAATCCGCTTTCGAAGGGATGTATGTAGAGACAGGCACGAAGATATACACTATATCGAAGATGTCGAGCCTGTGGGTGAATTTCGACGTTTTCCAGAGCGATCTTCCCTGGCTGAGGGAAGGACAGCCGGTCGAATTTGCGACACCCTCGCATCCTGGAGAAAAATTCACCGGTATCATTTCTTTCATCGACCCTGTTTTCGACGATGAGACTCGCACGGTATCGATAAGGGCTGAATTCGACAACTCCGGTGGTCGGTTGAAACCGGGGATGTTCGTCAGCGGCAATATTAAAGCCCGCCTTGACAGGCTCGGCAGAGCTGTCGACGATCGGGCGGCAGACCTCTCGGAAGCTCCCCTTGTGATCCCGGCCACATCGGCTTTGCTGACTGGTACGCGGGCAGTGGTCTACGTTAGATTACCCGGCGGATCGGAGCCTCTTTTTGAAGGGCGCGAAATAGCCCTCGGCCCGAGGGCCGGTGAATATTACATAGTAAGATCGGGCCTTGAAGAAGGAGATCTCGTCGTCGTGAACGGAGCATTCAAAATCGACAGCGAGCTTCAGATAAGGGCAAGACCGGGTATGATGTCGTCGATCGGATCGGGCACTCCACGATCATCGAAAGAGAATGAAGAAAAGGCCGGTCATCAGGTTCGGCGGCAAGGTTTCCAGTCGCTAGGGCCTGTCTATGAATCATATTTCGCCGTACAGATGGCGCTGGCAGGAGATGACCTCGTTTCCGCGTCGAAAGGAAACGCCGCTCTCGTCAATGCTCTCAGGCAGGTCGACCGTTCTCTTTTCGAAGGAAAACTCGCCGGATCATGGAAAAAATTATCGGCCGATCTCGTCAGGGAAGCTGAAGCGGGAGAATCGGCCAGGACGATATCGGAATCGCGCGAAGCATTCTACAACCTGTCGAAATCGATGATCAGTCTTCACGATAATTTCGGACATCCCGGGAAGAACGATTTTTTCCTTACCTATTGCCCGATGGCCGACGGCAACAGGGGCGCCTTCTGGCTTCAGGCGGTCGACACTGTTTATAATTCCTTCTACGGAGCTTCCATGCTCCGATGCGGCTCGATTGAGAAAACCCTGCCCCCGGCAAGGTAG
- a CDS encoding efflux RND transporter permease subunit, whose amino-acid sequence MISFCLQNKLIMTLLTLILVFWGIMVAPFGWSTGIFPRDPVPVDAIPDIGENQQIVFTGWSGRSPRDIEDQITYPLTVSLLGIPGVKTIRSFSYFGFSTIYVIFDEKTDFYWSRSRILEKLSSLPDGTLPAAVSPTLGPDATALGQVFWYTLEGMDKEGSPTGGWDLHELRSIQDWTVRYALMSAGGVAEVASIGGFVREYQVDVDPDAMRAFGVTLQDILAAVRASNLDTGAGTIEVNRVEYVIRGLGLIGGTADIENSVIRESDNVPIRVKDVAAVSLGPAARRGALDKGGAEAVGGVVVVRFGENPLKAIDNIKAKIREISPGLPKKTLADGTESQVRIVPFYDRTGLIYETLGTLNTALIDEILVTIIVIIILMAHIRSSLLISGLLPLTILLVFIAMKLVGVDANIVALSGIAIAIGTIVDMGIIVCENIIRHLAMAVPSKSTLKAVYDATSEVAGAVLTAIATTIISFLPVFTMTAAEGKLFRPLAYTKTFALLSSVVIALAIIPPFAHFLFSKRKISRRAKVLIAFLMVLAAITAVVFSLWLAALVLSLVALYIYLAPSIPARAKAAIPSYLNYAIVITVGIFLARHWRPLGYGRSFLSNFAVVAILLGGFLFFFTILLKIYEPVLRWSLAHRRLFLSIPLVLVFLGVIIWLGFGRIAGFLPERARLARPFTAISHVFPGLGNEFMPDLDEGSFLYMPTTMPHASIGEALDILRTQDIAFSSLPEIESVVGKTGRVDSPLDPAPVSMFETIINYKPEYVTDKNGRVLRFRYDKDSGKYPRNENGDLIEDGRGRPYRNWRDGIDSPDDIWKEILRAGKMTGTTSAPKLQPVAARLVMLQSGMRAPMGVKIKGPDLDAIEKTGLSIEKLLREVPQIDPATIVADRIIGKPYIEIDLDREKLARYGISVGRAQEIIEAAAGGMDVTATVEGRERYSVRVRYKRELRNSIEGLQSILVPSPTGTRIPLAELADIRLVKGPMVIKSEDTFLVGYVIFDKRSGYGEVEVVEAAAVYLESRIESGDLEIPAGVSYAFAGSYENQVRSAKRLRVVLPLSLLLIFIILYLHFKNIPVSLLVFSGIFVAWSGGFIMLWLYGNGWFLDFSLFGVYLRDLFQIRQYNLSVAVWVGFLALFGIASDDGVMISTYLDKVFREVRPSSVDQIREATVRAGKMRVRAALMTSATTILALIPVLTSTGRGSDIMVPMAIPSFGGMSVVLITIFLVPVLYSLIAERRLSR is encoded by the coding sequence ATGATCTCCTTCTGCCTTCAGAACAAACTGATAATGACCCTGTTGACACTGATCCTCGTCTTCTGGGGTATAATGGTCGCTCCTTTCGGCTGGAGTACCGGGATCTTCCCCCGCGATCCCGTTCCCGTCGACGCGATCCCCGATATCGGTGAAAATCAACAGATAGTCTTCACCGGCTGGAGCGGCCGCTCTCCCCGTGATATCGAGGACCAGATCACCTATCCCCTCACCGTGTCGCTCCTCGGGATTCCAGGCGTCAAGACGATCCGAAGCTTCTCATATTTCGGATTCTCCACGATCTATGTCATTTTCGACGAAAAGACAGATTTTTACTGGTCGCGTTCCCGGATACTGGAAAAACTCAGCTCTCTCCCCGATGGGACTCTCCCCGCTGCGGTAAGTCCGACGCTGGGTCCCGACGCGACCGCCCTGGGGCAGGTATTCTGGTACACACTGGAAGGGATGGATAAAGAGGGTAGCCCCACAGGCGGATGGGACCTTCACGAATTGCGTTCAATACAGGACTGGACGGTAAGGTATGCTTTGATGTCAGCCGGCGGAGTGGCCGAGGTCGCCTCGATCGGCGGATTCGTGCGGGAATACCAGGTCGACGTCGATCCTGACGCGATGCGCGCCTTCGGCGTGACTCTTCAGGATATACTCGCCGCCGTCCGGGCGTCGAATCTCGACACCGGCGCCGGCACGATCGAGGTAAACAGGGTCGAATACGTGATCCGCGGCCTCGGTCTGATCGGCGGGACTGCTGACATCGAAAACAGCGTCATCAGGGAATCGGATAATGTACCGATCAGGGTGAAGGACGTAGCGGCTGTCTCGCTCGGACCGGCTGCGCGCAGAGGCGCTCTCGACAAGGGTGGCGCCGAAGCGGTAGGCGGAGTAGTCGTCGTGAGGTTCGGAGAGAATCCGCTGAAAGCGATCGACAACATCAAGGCGAAGATCAGGGAGATCTCCCCGGGCTTGCCGAAGAAGACTCTCGCCGACGGAACAGAGTCCCAGGTGAGGATCGTTCCTTTCTACGACAGGACCGGCCTGATATACGAGACCCTCGGCACTCTCAACACGGCTCTGATCGACGAGATTCTCGTTACGATAATAGTGATCATTATCCTGATGGCCCATATAAGAAGCTCCCTGCTGATATCGGGGCTCCTTCCTCTTACGATCCTTCTTGTCTTCATCGCCATGAAACTTGTCGGCGTCGACGCGAATATCGTCGCGCTGTCGGGGATCGCGATCGCGATCGGCACGATTGTCGACATGGGGATCATAGTCTGCGAGAATATCATCAGGCACCTCGCTATGGCAGTCCCCTCAAAAAGTACGTTGAAAGCGGTCTATGATGCCACCTCCGAAGTCGCCGGGGCCGTTCTGACCGCCATAGCGACCACCATCATCTCCTTTCTCCCCGTTTTTACCATGACCGCTGCCGAAGGGAAGCTCTTCAGACCTCTCGCCTATACGAAGACTTTCGCCCTTTTATCCTCGGTCGTGATAGCGCTGGCAATCATTCCTCCTTTCGCCCATTTTCTTTTCTCGAAAAGAAAGATCTCTCGCCGCGCGAAAGTCCTTATCGCATTTCTTATGGTCCTTGCCGCAATCACGGCCGTCGTCTTTTCCTTATGGCTTGCCGCGCTTGTTCTGAGCCTTGTGGCTCTTTATATCTACCTGGCTCCGTCGATCCCCGCGAGAGCGAAAGCGGCGATCCCGTCATATCTCAACTACGCGATTGTTATCACTGTCGGCATCTTCCTCGCCAGGCACTGGCGGCCGCTGGGATACGGCAGGTCTTTTCTATCGAACTTCGCTGTCGTCGCCATTCTGCTCGGCGGATTCCTTTTTTTCTTTACGATACTTCTGAAGATCTACGAACCGGTCCTGAGGTGGAGCCTTGCTCACAGGAGACTGTTTCTATCTATTCCTCTGGTGCTGGTATTTCTGGGAGTAATAATATGGCTCGGATTTGGCCGGATCGCCGGATTTCTTCCCGAAAGAGCGCGGTTGGCCAGGCCTTTTACCGCGATTTCACACGTTTTCCCGGGCCTTGGCAATGAATTCATGCCCGATCTTGATGAAGGTTCTTTCCTTTACATGCCGACAACGATGCCTCACGCTTCTATCGGTGAGGCTCTTGATATCCTTCGAACGCAGGATATCGCTTTTTCTTCCCTCCCTGAAATAGAGTCTGTAGTCGGTAAGACTGGAAGGGTCGATTCCCCCCTTGATCCTGCTCCCGTCTCGATGTTCGAGACGATAATCAATTACAAGCCTGAGTATGTCACAGATAAAAATGGCAGAGTGCTAAGGTTCCGTTACGACAAAGATTCGGGGAAATATCCACGAAACGAGAATGGAGATCTCATTGAGGACGGGCGCGGCCGTCCTTACAGGAACTGGCGCGACGGCATCGACAGTCCCGACGATATCTGGAAAGAAATCCTCCGGGCTGGAAAGATGACGGGGACGACTTCCGCTCCGAAACTTCAGCCTGTCGCGGCGCGCCTTGTCATGCTCCAGTCGGGGATGCGTGCCCCGATGGGAGTAAAGATCAAGGGACCCGATCTGGACGCGATCGAGAAGACCGGGCTGTCTATTGAAAAACTGCTCAGGGAAGTACCGCAGATCGATCCCGCGACAATCGTCGCCGACAGGATCATCGGGAAACCGTACATCGAGATCGACCTCGACCGCGAAAAACTGGCAAGATACGGTATTTCGGTCGGCCGGGCGCAGGAGATAATCGAAGCTGCTGCGGGAGGAATGGATGTGACTGCCACAGTCGAGGGACGCGAACGCTATTCGGTCCGTGTAAGATACAAAAGAGAGCTTCGGAATTCGATCGAAGGCCTCCAGAGTATCCTCGTTCCGTCACCCACCGGGACCCGGATACCTCTCGCGGAACTCGCCGATATCAGGTTGGTAAAGGGTCCCATGGTGATAAAATCGGAGGATACCTTTCTGGTCGGGTACGTGATCTTCGATAAAAGATCAGGGTATGGCGAAGTCGAAGTGGTCGAAGCGGCGGCAGTTTATCTTGAAAGCAGGATTGAAAGCGGCGATCTCGAGATCCCGGCCGGAGTGAGCTATGCTTTCGCCGGAAGTTACGAAAACCAGGTCAGGTCGGCAAAAAGGCTCCGGGTCGTACTTCCCCTTTCCCTGCTTCTCATCTTTATCATCCTGTACCTGCATTTTAAGAATATACCAGTCTCTCTTCTCGTATTTTCAGGGATATTCGTCGCGTGGTCCGGAGGATTTATCATGCTCTGGCTCTACGGTAACGGGTGGTTCCTTGATTTTTCCCTGTTCGGAGTCTACCTGCGCGATCTTTTCCAGATACGCCAGTACAATCTTTCAGTGGCAGTCTGGGTAGGCTTTCTCGCCCTTTTCGGAATCGCCAGCGATGACGGGGTGATGATCTCGACCTATCTTGACAAGGTATTCAGAGAGGTCAGACCATCTTCTGTCGATCAGATCCGCGAGGCTACGGTCCGGGCGGGAAAGATGAGAGTCCGCGCGGCCCTCATGACATCTGCGACGACGATACTCGCCCTGATTCCCGTACTGACCTCTACGGGAAGGGGCTCTGACATAATGGTTCCAATGGCCATCCCGTCCTTCGGAGGAATGAGCGTGGTGCTGATAACTATCTTTCTTGTTCCAGTACTCTACTCCCTCATCGCCGAAAGGCGCCTTTCGCGGTAA